The Arvicola amphibius chromosome 11, mArvAmp1.2, whole genome shotgun sequence genome has a segment encoding these proteins:
- the Mos gene encoding proto-oncogene serine/threonine-protein kinase mos, with translation MPSPLALYRYTHGKLSPSVDSRPCSSPLVVPRKAGKLLLGATSPRAPRLPRRQAWCSIDWEQVCLLYKLGSGGFGSVYKATYRGVTVAIKQVNKCTKNLRASQQSFWAELNIARLRHDNIVGVVAASTRTPKGSNSLGTIIMEFGGNVTLHQVIYGATSSPGSLSCSREPLSLGKCLQYSLDIVRGLLFLHSQSILHLDLKPANILISEQDICKISDFGCSQKLQDLLYSQTRPHHIGGTYTHQAPELLKGESATPKADIYSFGITLWQMATREVPYSGEPLHVLYAVVAYNLRPSLAGEVFTASPTGQTLQSILCSCWEARALQRPGAELLLRNLNAFRAALG, from the coding sequence ATGCCATCACCTCTAGCCCTGTATCGCTACACCCATGGCAAGCTGTCACCCTCGGTGGACTCGCGGCCCTGCAGCAGCCCCTTGGTGGTTCCCAGGAAGGCAGGGAAGCTGTTACTGGGAGCGACTTCTCCTCGGGCCCCGCGGCTGCCACGCCGGCAGGCCTGGTGCTCCATCGACTGGGAACAGGTATGCCTGCTGTACAAGCTGGGCTCCGGAGGGTTTGGGTCGGTGTACAAAGCCACTTACCGTGGTGTTACCGTGGCCATAAAGCAAGTGAACAAGTGCACCAAGAACCTACGTGCATCCCAGCAGAGTTTCTGGGCTGAACTCAACATTGCAAGGCTGCGCCACGACAACATAGTCGGGGTTGTGGCTGCCAGCACGCGCACGCCCAAAGGCTCCAACAGCCTGGGTACCATAATCATGGAGTTTGGGGGCAATGTCACTCTACACCAAGTAATCTACGGTGCCACCAGCTCTCCAGGATCTCTAAGCTGCAGCAGAGAGCCACTGAGTTTGGGGAAGTGCCTTCAGTATTCCCTAGATATTGTTCGCGGCCTGCTTTTTCTCCACTCACAAAGCATTTTGCACTTGGACCTGAAACCAGCGAACATTTTGATCAGTGAGCAGGACATCTGTAAGATTAGCGACTTTGGCTGCTCCCAGAAGCTGCAAGATCTGTTGTACAGTCAGACGCGCCCTCACCACATAGGAGGCACCTACACGCACCAAGCTCCCGAGCTCCTGAAAGGAGAGAGCGCCACACCCAAAGCCGACATCTACTCTTTTGGTATCACCCTCTGGCAGATGGCCACCAGGGAAGTGCCTTACTCAGGTGAGCCTCTGCATGTGCTGTACGCGGTGGTGGCCTACAATCTGCGCCCATCGCTGGCAGGAGAGGTGTTCACTGCCTCCCCGACGGGGCAGACGCTGCAGAGCATCCTCTGTAGCTGCTGGGAGGCCCGCGCCCTGCAGAGGCCCGGTGCAGAACTGCTCCTGAGGAACCTGAACGCCTTCCGAGCGGCACTGGGCTGA